The following is a genomic window from Procambarus clarkii isolate CNS0578487 chromosome 52, FALCON_Pclarkii_2.0, whole genome shotgun sequence.
CCTAaagctatcttgctgagattGCTCATAACTATtagctcactctttctcctgggcaTTGGCAAaagttgaggttattcaaaatgatgcaatgcgagtcataacaAGGGCTCCCACATGGACTAAAATACAGAACTTAAGACTAGAAACCAAACTAACatagattgaaataagggtaaaaggggaTTGCTGCATACATACTAAGATATTAACTAGACCAAGAATAAGTTCAATTAAAGATATAATATCTGGAGTACTAACTCAGGGCAGAATAGCTTTCAATAGCAACAGGTTGACTAATTAtgcaataaacaccatcaatacatttgatataacaaatacagtcactgagaggggtgtcgacaaaATACGTGCAGATTTAGTTATGCAAGCCCCCTGGGAATTGCTGCCAGCAGattttaagattatggctcttgaaggaaaaaagaaccagacctcATCTGCTATGTAATAttccacagatgcatatagaagcaaacttggcatctgacgacttcacatacttcacagatggatcagtaaacCAGTAGGGACAAGAAACTGGAGTTGCAGTCAAGGCAGGAAATTCTGTAGTGAGTTGGAGACTCGCAAATGGGTGTTCAACGTTACAGAGATGCTACCTGCCAAATACACACCGAAActatgacgttggtacaacgttcgaacaagttttaacacctaaccagttataacaaccaatgtaacaagttgtaacaacgttctaatacgtcataaacacgttaagccaagatgtaacaactttattacaagttgtaacaagcggaaaatagaaacaGTTACGGTTTGTTTCCAGGGTAGCCATTCAaagggctttggaacatgctattGCTGAACActaacaacatgttatcatacatacagatttgaGAACTGCATTGAAACTTTGCAACAAGAATGCATacatgataacatccatctgatcacaaatgccatagcattaatgcaaacactcaaaggtTAAGGCCGTCagatacttatcaactgggtgccaagtcatgtgggaatgacATTGCAGATGAGACTGCAAAACTtgtaactaagagaagaaatgtagacatttacataccacagtctatctcagattaagaaagtaattagaaatagagcaatgcagaagatgtacaatgaccacaacacagctgctACAACATCTGAAGATCTGTGGGTTTGTACATGTATTCAACCAACCATGAACCACTAATTTTGATGAAAAAGAGGCAGTAGAACAGACGTACACtttcatcgcatcaggcttggataccaatgtgcatgggaaataggtttacaggttccagaagatgacaGAAAATGTcatcactgtggagaaatgcccgacggaccattggaacattatctaacatagtgcacagttacaaaccaaatAAGGTTTCAACTATGATTCAACAGAGCAAAAGTTGTTAAACACAATGGGCATAATCTTACTGAAACAAacatacaaataataaatactcaTCCACAGCCTAGTTAAAACAAACAagaaacacttagtgggccagccagaggcttagggcccatgcaggaatatccctgccacAAAAAAAAAGTGCCCAGTGGTCACCACAGATCAGGTTCTGGCTCTAGTACCTGGTAGGCCTTTAAAACTCATCGGCTTATCttgccagttgattgacggttgagaggcaggacgaaagagtcaaagcacaactaggtgagtacaacttggagaGAAAAGTAGATGGTAACCATCTCTGCGTATAGCTTCATGGAGCCACaaggggctttccccagaaaagTTTTTGTAAAACAATAtttaaaaacattaatttatgtcTCAGGATAgatgtaagtactgtacagtatttgtattCATTGTTAATACATTTATTCTTCTCAAACGTGCAGGATAACAGTGACTCGCCTTTCTCAGACGAGGTGTTTCTCCACAACCACGCAACCAACATTAAAACTGATAGCATAAATGAAAGCGATGTACCAACTGTAGACAATGGAGAGTACCAAGGATTAGTGCTTCAATCTGCTGCCAAAGGCCGTGGCTTGATGAAATTTTTGACGTTGCTTCCAAGTACACCCTTGTTAACATCAGATAGTTCTGAAAGTCTGTTAATTGGTAGCTGTTCTTTTAGGTGAGTTATAAAAGTAGTATTTATTTGATGGGCTGATAAATAACAGTATTATGAATTTAATTATGTTAAGCCTTCCATGGAACAACACCCCAATCAATTTACAACCAATTTATAATACCAATTACTGCTGGtaaaaagggtcaaatggttaagGATTGGTACCTGGtcaatctgtctgtctgtttttGAACCCAGGTAAAATCACTTGTGAGGTGCAGGGTTTGTGCTACCATTACACTTCAGGGCTTTTGGCAGTCCGCCTTTGTGTTGGACTCTCGTTGGACTCATTCTTGGGTATCACTTGGCCTTGCTGCACATTTGAATTTTGCTTGGGTAATGGAAATTTTGCAAAAATGTATAATTTTAAGCATTTAAATAATTTCTATGATCTTGCTTGAAACTGGGATATCTCCTTCAATTTCATGGTTCAGTacttcatttatttatatttactgatcagttgtatttatttattttcagatCAGAAGACAGTCAAATAAGTACTTCCTTCCAATCTGATATGGCATTAGAGGAAAATATTTTGGCTACTTCAGTTGGAAATAGATCCTCAGGTGAGCTTACATCTTCGCTGTCTGATGTAGAAGAAATTCCTGCTCCTGTTCTTGAAACAGAAATATTGATTTCAACATTAGTCCAAGCTTCAGGAGATAAAATTACAGAAGAGAAGTGTGATGTAAATTATTATTCACAAGGAAGCAGTGAAAAAGTAGCTTACAAAGGTGCAGCAAATGACATTGATAACATTCATCTTAATAGCCCTTTTGCAGGAATAACTTCATCATCTAAGTCTCCAACAGTCAAAGATCTTGTTCTAGTGCCATCTCTAAGTGAATATGCTAAGAAAGAATCTCCTAAGCTATCTTTCACCACATCAGGCTTGAGCCTACTGAATAGACTTAAATGCCTTGATAATGAGGAAAAGGATAAAATTAGTAACGGTGTAGATGGTCAACAAAACCCTGGAaaaggacctgataatgaagtagAGATTAAATGTATGTTTAAGAACGAATGTGTCAATGAGAGACTTTTGATTCAGCCAGATGAGTTTAATTGTGATATTGGAAATGGCATTATTGCAAGAGATGTTCAAGGGCAAACAAAAGGCCTACACAAGGTAGATATTTCAAATTGGGTATCTGCATGCTCACTGGAAACTCATCGGGATTCACATCACTCGGAGCATATGGAGCTGGGTATTACACTGGAAGACATGTCAGCATTAACTGAGAATCAAAATTCAAAGGATAGGCATGTTAATCAGAAACAACTAGATAAATATATAGAAAAGGTTAACTTCAGAgtcagtccaaaaatatgcaatgatTTCAGTCACAGTACTGATAAAATAAACCAAATTAGCATGCCAAAAACTGATTATAAAGTTAGCTgtaaagaaaagacacatgaaaaACAGAATAAGCACAATGAAGTTGAGCACGAGATTTTTAACATCTCCTTTATGTCTGACAACCGCGATATTTGGACCAGCGAGTTGACTAATGATATACAGGAAGGAGAATTTTTACCAATGAGTTTGAAAAGTCCTGTCTCTAAAGTCCTTAATATagcaaaattgcttagagtttttGTTGCTGGTGAATCACTCCTTGCAAATGAAGATATTATAACTAATAAGAATTTGATGAATGCTACTTTGAATAGCCATATTGTTAAAGTGCTAAATGAAGAAGGTATGCAGCCCACTCGATTGCAGGCTTATACGTGGCCGGCAATTACACACGGTGGTTCAACAATCATAGTAGGTGGGAAAGCCAGTGGAAAAACTAGGGGATATGTTGTACCGTTAATTTCCACTATCATGGATACCTGGCAGCACATCAGTCGTCGTTTGGTTGATGGCATTGGGGCAGTTTTGGTAGTATTGTGTAGTACCTGGCGAAATGCAGAATGTACTGCTAACTACATTCTTAACATTCTGCCTGCTTCCTTCAACCTGAAAGTCATGACAGCCTGGGGTGGCTGTGGGCATGACAAGGGCAAAGATACAAAAATTAAGCTACTTTTAGGATGTGATATCCTCGTCACAACGCCCCCGTGTCTTCTAAGACTTCTTTCAGGTAAATCAATTAGCAAAGATGAAGACcctaatccagaaaacagtgataCACTTGCTAAATCTTTAGCTAGATGTTGCCATCTGGTTATTGATGATGCTGATTCAAGCCTGAAATATTTTGCTAGTGATATTAAGCAGTTGCTTATTTTatggggagaggggagaaagggGCGTGAACGTGGAGACCTACAACAACAAATTGTATTAGTAAGTTCTAAGTGGACCAAATTGTTTGATTCCTTAACACAGACCTTAATATCCACTATGGATCCAATGGTTATTGTTTCGGCTCCTAGTGAGGCAGCCATTGGTGCAAGGGTTGCAAGCCACGTACACCTTGTGTTGGATGAAGAATCCTCACTTCAAAAAGTTGTTGAACTTGTACAAAATTCATACAGTCTCAAGAAAAATTTAATCTTTGTATACAGTGATTTAATGGGTGACAAATTGAAGTCCATGTTAGAGACTGCTGCCATTTATTCAATAAGTATTCCCAGCAGCATTGTTATGTGCAAATTGCATAATATAGTTTCTGAGTGGCACATGATGTCAGCTGTCACCATGATTGTGTGCAGAGGTACCGAGCAATATCTCATGAGACATGATCTTGCTGATGCTGATACTATCTTTCATACTTATATTGCTCCACCAGTTTCTAACTTTTTGTGCAGGTATTCTTTTATGGTCGGAAAGTTTTCTACTGATCTGAACAATAAATCTCTGAATTGTGAATCGCATATATTTGTGTCAGAAGAAACATTCCAGTCAGTCcctaatctttttaatgaaatacaAAGGCTGTGTGAATACATACCTGATGAGGTAATTGTTGCTGGTTCTGCAGTAGACAGAGACAAATTCTGTCACTACAGTTCATTGTGTTACTACATCAAGGCTTATGGTAAGTGTCCTGTTGAAAATAATTGTGGATTTAAGCATAAAGTACAAATATCTGATGTTCCACGCTACCTACCAAGGATGGGAGAAGTAACTTTTGATATTGTAAAAGTTATAAATGCCTCAAGATATTTAGTTCACCTTACAGAATATCGTGAAAAGGCAGGAGCACCTAGTTTAGACTTGAGAAATCATCATCATAAATTAATTCTAGCTCTTCAGCAGTACTTTGCCGATCCAGCTAAACATATCCAGTTGAAGAGTGTTGAACCAGGAATGTTTTGTGCTGTCGATGATAATGGAATATGGGCCCGTGCACAGGTTATTCGAATTGACTACTCtgatgctgctcctgctgttaAAGTGTTTCTTGTGGATGAAGGAAAAGAATTATATATTGAATTAAAAGCTGCTTTTCTTTTGCCATCACATCTTGCAGCTTTGCCAGAATTAATTGTTGAGGTATACCTGTGCCGTATTCAACCTGTTGACTATGACAGAGAGTGGACATATGAAGCATCCCAGTATGTACACGAGATCTTCACCAGTGGTAAAAGTAACAGATTTGTTGGTCAAATAACATTTGCACTTTGTCATACACTATGGCTAAGTCCAGTAGTTGAACTTGTGCAAGTAGGAAAATCATTTGTACAAAAAGAATCATTTAGGGGAAAATTAATCGCAAAAGGATTTGGAATTGATAATCCTACACATCTAAAAATGTTAGAGCAACTCTGTTCCCAAGCTGGCCTGTCACTAAATCACCAAACTTTATGTAACACTGATTGGAAAAGTTCtttaaataaagcttataatatgTTATATATTTCACAGTTGGAGGAGGACATACAAAGCAATACTTTAAAGATAGATAGAAGTGCAGATGTCAGTAACTGCGACGTACAATTAGAGGTACAAGGTTGCGAAATGGAAGATAGATTAGGCTGCAGTACAGACGCAGATGCTTATCTTGAGGATGACAGGTTGTCTTGTACCTCATCATTAAGTGAGAGAGCAAACAGAGACTCAAAAGACAAATTGATCCAGCATACCTGCACCTCCCCTACAAGTGACACAGCAACCTATCTCCTTGCACGAGAAGATCTGCCACTGAATGTAGAAATACGAGTGGAGATAGGTGAAATTGTTTCACCTGACCGGTTCTTTGTTCTTCGGGAAGATAAACTTGATCAGCTAAACATCCTTGAGATAGACTTGGCTAATTTGACAAAAAAGTTTAATGGTGGTAAAAAAGACTATACTGAAGGCCTCCAGCATAATATCTGTATACCATCCTGCAGCTACTGCATTGCAAAATTTACTGATAACATGTACTATCGAGGATGGGTAGAGTCCAGTGAACGTGATGGAAACGTGACCGTATTTTATGTGGACCATGGAGAAACGTTGACGATACCAGCACATGAGGTTCATGCGTGTCCATGCACCATTCTGGAGGCTCTTCCTGCTCAGGCAATTGTTTGTTGTCTGGctcacattattattcccaatgaCATGAAAGAGAAGGCAAAGAGGTTTATGTTGCATTTGGCCAGCACTGCTGGTGTATGGATTGCTAAGGCAGTTGAGATTCGAAAAATAATTGAGGAGCAGATATGTAGTGTGGAATTGATTGACATCTCGGTTGACCCTCCCAAGCAAATGTGGCAAGAACTTGTATGTGCAGGACTTGCCATTCAAGCAGACCAAATGGAGGAAACTAATGATGAAAAATCTCCACCACTGGACATTCTTAATGACTCCTGTATAGATGGTAAGGAGGCTGCCGATTTCCTGTTGAGTATACCCTCAGTAAAGGCTCAAATAGAAAAAGTTAGAGAACAGCATGTTGGTGAAGCATTAGAAAAGGCAAATGACAGGACGACTGCATCATGTGATTATTCGATTGCATCCTTACTTCACATTGTTAATTCTGACCTAGAGAAAGAAAAGCATGCTGAAAGAGAATTAGAGAATTCAGATGACGAGATCGCTGTAGGTTGTGAAGACTCTTGCATATCCACAGTTAATCCTGACTTAAAAAATAAGGTAAATGATTACATAGAAAACAGTCTTATCAA
Proteins encoded in this region:
- the LOC123755385 gene encoding putative ATP-dependent RNA helicase TDRD12 produces the protein MSELHSSWVPAEAHITWKNLQICLVECASTLWVRETHSSSMSCELMHFQQMEKQLNNYFKMRTPRYNLLQFPAKVKDIVAVQHKGHWFRGLVESIEDSNTDQNATIFLLDYGITIETSGSSIICLGPDQWTSVPYQAKRIHIFGVSAVSLEYSFTALDLKIIPKASSTWDQAANDFVNKIAKKKPYAEFVPLMRGPDGCLQGSLTVHLGREFCEVLTRLSPLCHLETQKETVIVDLALILVKCGFASWDTNLIEILKQKKKEEILKQREKEENSRKSCLEKNGFQTAECEQKLDNVFKKSSSYLDNSDSPFSDEVFLHNHATNIKTDSINESDVPTVDNGEYQGLVLQSAAKGRGLMKFLTLLPSTPLLTSDSSESLLIGSCSFRSEDSQISTSFQSDMALEENILATSVGNRSSGELTSSLSDVEEIPAPVLETEILISTLVQASGDKITEEKCDVNYYSQGSSEKVAYKGAANDIDNIHLNSPFAGITSSSKSPTVKDLVLVPSLSEYAKKESPKLSFTTSGLSLLNRLKCLDNEEKDKISNGVDGQQNPGKGPDNEVEIKCMFKNECVNERLLIQPDEFNCDIGNGIIARDVQGQTKGLHKVDISNWVSACSLETHRDSHHSEHMELGITLEDMSALTENQNSKDRHVNQKQLDKYIEKVNFRVSPKICNDFSHSTDKINQISMPKTDYKVSCKEKTHEKQNKHNEVEHEIFNISFMSDNRDIWTSELTNDIQEGEFLPMSLKSPVSKVLNIAKLLRVFVAGESLLANEDIITNKNLMNATLNSHIVKVLNEEGMQPTRLQAYTWPAITHGGSTIIVGGKASGKTRGYVVPLISTIMDTWQHISRRLVDGIGAVLVVLCSTWRNAECTANYILNILPASFNLKVMTAWGGCGHDKGKDTKIKLLLGCDILVTTPPCLLRLLSGKSISKDEDPNPENSDTLAKSLARCCHLVIDDADSSLKYFASDIKQLLILWGEGRKGRERGDLQQQIVLVSSKWTKLFDSLTQTLISTMDPMVIVSAPSEAAIGARVASHVHLVLDEESSLQKVVELVQNSYSLKKNLIFVYSDLMGDKLKSMLETAAIYSISIPSSIVMCKLHNIVSEWHMMSAVTMIVCRGTEQYLMRHDLADADTIFHTYIAPPVSNFLCRYSFMVGKFSTDLNNKSLNCESHIFVSEETFQSVPNLFNEIQRLCEYIPDEVIVAGSAVDRDKFCHYSSLCYYIKAYGKCPVENNCGFKHKVQISDVPRYLPRMGEVTFDIVKVINASRYLVHLTEYREKAGAPSLDLRNHHHKLILALQQYFADPAKHIQLKSVEPGMFCAVDDNGIWARAQVIRIDYSDAAPAVKVFLVDEGKELYIELKAAFLLPSHLAALPELIVEVYLCRIQPVDYDREWTYEASQYVHEIFTSGKSNRFVGQITFALCHTLWLSPVVELVQVGKSFVQKESFRGKLIAKGFGIDNPTHLKMLEQLCSQAGLSLNHQTLCNTDWKSSLNKAYNMLYISQLEEDIQSNTLKIDRSADVSNCDVQLEVQGCEMEDRLGCSTDADAYLEDDRLSCTSSLSERANRDSKDKLIQHTCTSPTSDTATYLLAREDLPLNVEIRVEIGEIVSPDRFFVLREDKLDQLNILEIDLANLTKKFNGGKKDYTEGLQHNICIPSCSYCIAKFTDNMYYRGWVESSERDGNVTVFYVDHGETLTIPAHEVHACPCTILEALPAQAIVCCLAHIIIPNDMKEKAKRFMLHLASTAGVWIAKAVEIRKIIEEQICSVELIDISVDPPKQMWQELVCAGLAIQADQMEETNDEKSPPLDILNDSCIDGKEAADFLLSIPSVKAQIEKVREQHVGEALEKANDRTTASCDYSIASLLHIVNSDLEKEKHAERELENSDDEIAVGCEDSCISTVNPDLKNKVNDYIENSLINNKMLENKKTGEQEENSVLKLEKNIGSLKSCKPHIMNKSAKVRVQQTENVANISKPNKNQRAIEMASKDFQHMCLIVPPLEAVEGITSKLSPETSWSQKDDSVSVIIHLMGVKLYKCRIESSRLMFMTLLGEKFYVLDEDLGGEIDAELSSICVKGTCVAITLTKAAKVKWQSLFANGKRRPWLRADYQTLCDNDEISSSDNESNWCDVGVNTQVKKNGGLPGGISDSDLSSNEGSDNDEFLIS